The Neochlamydia sp. S13 genome has a segment encoding these proteins:
- the ffh gene encoding signal recognition particle protein, producing MLGALTEKMRGLVSKLAGAKKLTAENISDAVSEVRLALLEADVNYGVAKTLIKRVKEKALGDEVIKAVTPGQQFIKIVHEELVSLMGGGEAELKLEGKPAVIMLCGLQGAGKTTHAAKLARYLKKKGLCKKPLLAACDLQRPAAIEQLLTLGQQIEIPVFNLPEEKDPIKVARHALEKAKKEEFDVLIVDTAGRLHIDEELMLQLEEIKKVLQPSEIIFVANATTGQDAVNSAAEFNKRMAITGSILTMLDGNARGGAAISIREVTGAPLKFEGIGEKADDLQVFNPSSMAHRILGMGDTINLVKKAQEHISEEDAKNLEQKIRSATFTYEDYLKQIQAVKKMGSLKSLLGMLPGMSALKSLEIDEKEFFKIEAIILSMTPQERAESEELSVSRRKRIAKGSGTGIEDINKLVKSFKQAKQFFKNMPNIKNLEKMMGGSLWR from the coding sequence ATGCTTGGTGCTCTAACTGAAAAAATGCGAGGTTTAGTTTCAAAACTGGCTGGTGCAAAAAAACTTACCGCAGAAAACATTTCTGACGCTGTTAGTGAAGTGCGCTTAGCCCTGCTTGAAGCGGATGTTAACTATGGAGTGGCTAAAACTCTTATTAAAAGGGTTAAAGAGAAAGCTTTAGGCGATGAGGTTATCAAAGCAGTTACTCCAGGCCAGCAGTTTATCAAAATTGTTCATGAAGAACTTGTTTCTTTGATGGGTGGGGGAGAAGCTGAGCTAAAGTTAGAAGGGAAGCCCGCTGTTATTATGTTATGTGGGCTTCAGGGAGCAGGCAAAACGACACATGCTGCTAAATTAGCACGCTATTTAAAGAAAAAAGGACTATGTAAAAAACCTTTATTAGCAGCTTGTGATTTACAAAGACCTGCAGCTATTGAACAATTATTGACGTTGGGACAGCAAATTGAAATCCCTGTCTTTAACCTTCCTGAGGAAAAAGATCCTATAAAAGTGGCTCGACATGCATTAGAAAAAGCTAAAAAAGAAGAATTTGATGTTTTGATTGTAGATACAGCAGGGCGACTGCATATTGATGAAGAACTTATGCTGCAGTTAGAAGAAATCAAAAAAGTTTTGCAGCCTTCAGAAATTATATTTGTTGCCAATGCAACGACGGGACAAGATGCTGTTAACAGTGCCGCAGAATTTAACAAACGTATGGCTATAACTGGTTCAATTTTGACCATGTTGGATGGAAACGCTCGTGGAGGGGCAGCCATATCGATACGAGAAGTGACAGGCGCACCTTTAAAATTTGAAGGGATAGGCGAAAAAGCTGATGATCTTCAAGTTTTTAATCCCTCGTCTATGGCTCATCGTATTTTAGGTATGGGTGATACCATTAATTTGGTAAAGAAAGCTCAAGAGCATATAAGTGAAGAAGATGCCAAAAACTTAGAACAAAAAATACGTTCAGCTACGTTTACTTATGAAGATTATCTTAAGCAAATTCAAGCGGTAAAAAAAATGGGTTCTCTTAAGAGCCTTTTAGGAATGCTGCCCGGCATGAGTGCGCTTAAATCTTTAGAAATTGATGAAAAAGAGTTCTTTAAAATAGAGGCTATTATATTATCTATGACTCCTCAGGAAAGAGCAGAAAGTGAAGAGCTTTCCGTCTCCAGGCGCAAAAGAATAGCAAAAGGAAGTGGGACAGGAATAGAAGATATCAATAAGCTAGTTAAATCATTTAAACAAGCAAAGCAGTTCTTTAAGAATATGCCTAATATAAAAAATTTAGAAAAAATGATGGGAGGATCCCTATGGCGTTAA
- the rpsP gene encoding 30S ribosomal protein S16 produces MALKIRLRQQGRHNRPFYRLVVADGRSPRDGKYVEAIGWYNPFATQVEQEFSLDAERAQHWLSQGAVLTDSAEALIKKSAPSLVRGLVDKKLALRAKYAAKRKARKKVST; encoded by the coding sequence ATGGCGTTAAAAATTAGATTGCGACAGCAAGGCCGTCACAATCGTCCATTCTACCGTTTGGTGGTGGCTGATGGCCGCTCGCCACGTGATGGAAAATATGTTGAAGCAATCGGTTGGTACAATCCGTTTGCTACACAGGTAGAGCAAGAATTTTCTTTAGATGCAGAACGTGCACAACATTGGCTCAGCCAAGGTGCTGTCTTAACCGATTCTGCAGAAGCTTTAATTAAAAAAAGCGCCCCTAGCCTTGTACGTGGTTTGGTGGATAAGAAACTAGCATTACGAGCAAAATATGCTGCTAAACGTAAGGCTCGTAAAAAAGTGAGCACTTAA
- the rplS gene encoding 50S ribosomal protein L19 — protein MRKHALVEMIQNEQLKKDIPNFRIGDTIRVHTRIIEGQKERIQVFTGTVIARKGSGLSETFSLHRVAYGEGMERLFPLHSPRIAKIEVIKEGQVRRAKLYYLRGTSGKASKVKGRVGFNRKSAAVEKEPVAANVANES, from the coding sequence ATGAGAAAACATGCTTTGGTCGAAATGATCCAAAACGAACAGCTTAAAAAAGATATTCCCAATTTTAGAATTGGCGATACTATCCGTGTGCATACTCGTATTATTGAAGGTCAGAAAGAGCGTATTCAGGTGTTTACAGGCACAGTAATTGCCCGTAAAGGTTCAGGGCTTTCCGAAACATTCTCTTTACATCGGGTAGCCTATGGAGAAGGTATGGAGCGTCTATTTCCTTTACATAGCCCGCGCATAGCAAAAATTGAAGTCATAAAAGAAGGTCAAGTGCGTCGTGCTAAATTGTACTATCTTAGAGGAACTTCAGGAAAAGCTTCTAAAGTTAAAGGTCGCGTAGGCTTTAATCGCAAAAGCGCTGCAGTTGAAAAAGAGCCTGTAGCTGCAAATGTTGCTAACGAAAGCTAA
- a CDS encoding ribonuclease HII — translation MSELKKIGKRETKRLLSLTTFEEEARQQGYQIIAGIDEAGRGPLAGPVVAAACIIPVGLLIPEVNDSKQLSSDKRTELYNILTRHEDIHYGIGVIDSPTIDKINIYQATIAAMLMAVAQLSLEPHFLLVDGLKLPHPSIPTQKIIKGDTKSQSIAAASIIAKVTRDRLMIEYHQQWPLYGFDQHKGYGTAKHLEALKVHGVCPIHRQSFGPVRHQLGIRNAQFSLTF, via the coding sequence ATGTCAGAGTTAAAGAAAATTGGCAAGCGTGAAACTAAGCGCTTGCTTAGCCTCACTACATTTGAAGAAGAAGCCCGGCAACAAGGTTATCAGATTATTGCAGGTATCGATGAAGCAGGGCGAGGCCCTCTAGCAGGACCTGTAGTTGCAGCAGCGTGCATCATTCCTGTAGGCCTTTTAATTCCCGAAGTTAACGACAGCAAGCAATTATCCAGCGATAAACGTACGGAATTGTATAATATACTTACCCGCCATGAAGATATTCATTATGGAATAGGGGTAATTGATTCTCCTACTATTGATAAAATTAATATTTATCAGGCCACTATAGCAGCTATGCTTATGGCAGTTGCGCAGTTAAGCTTAGAGCCTCATTTTTTGCTTGTAGATGGTTTAAAGCTTCCGCATCCTAGCATTCCTACTCAAAAGATCATCAAAGGGGATACTAAATCGCAATCTATTGCAGCTGCCTCTATTATTGCCAAAGTAACTCGCGACCGTCTGATGATTGAGTATCATCAACAATGGCCTCTTTATGGTTTCGATCAACATAAAGGGTATGGAACGGCCAAGCATTTAGAAGCACTTAAGGTGCATGGAGTATGCCCGATCCATCGCCAAAGTTTTGGGCCAGTTAGGCATCAACTTGGCATAAGAAATGCTCAATTCTCTTTAACTTTCTAA
- a CDS encoding transposase, producing the protein MEKKINHRIRNWSEHNKALAQRGNITLWFSEESIKGWRENKSAGKKSRLRIYSANAFLCALMIRAVYHLPLCTLRGFLLSLITCSF; encoded by the coding sequence ATGGAAAAAAAGATTAACCACCGCATACGTAATTGGTCCGAGCATAACAAAGCTTTAGCGCAAAGAGGAAACATAACTTTATGGTTCTCAGAGGAGTCCATTAAAGGATGGAGGGAAAATAAAAGCGCCGGGAAGAAGAGTCGCCTAAGAATTTACTCCGCTAATGCTTTCTTATGCGCATTGATGATTAGGGCTGTTTATCATTTGCCCCTTTGCACTTTGCGAGGATTTCTCTTGTCTCTGATTACTTGCTCGTTTTGA
- the ltrA gene encoding group II intron reverse transcriptase/maturase has translation MNTAKSYCISKSIVWEAYKRVKANKGAAGVDEESIEEFEKNLKDNLYKLWNRLSSGSYFPPPVKIVAIPKSDGKLRKLGIPTVSDRIAQMVVKLYLEPEIDPHFHPDSYGYRPGKSALEAVGVARQRCWRNDYVIDLDIKGFFDNLDHELVMRAVRKHTESQWILLYIERWLKAPEQDADGKLIKRDRGTPQGGVISPLLANLFLHYALDEWMRKCYPGNPFERYADDIVVHCQTEAQANEIKKAIAERLAQCKLELHPAKTKIVYCKDDERRKRYLNEKFDFLGYTFRARRSKNRYGKLFINFSPAVSNKAKKAITSTMRSWKMHLRSDKKIVDLSRMFNPMIRGWINYYGKYYKSELYQIFNVANRTLARWAERKYKKLRGHSRRAMHWLGGIAKREPQLFAHWKMGAIPATRQ, from the coding sequence ATGAATACAGCAAAGTCGTATTGTATTTCTAAATCCATTGTATGGGAAGCATACAAGAGAGTAAAAGCTAACAAAGGAGCAGCAGGTGTTGACGAAGAGTCTATAGAAGAATTTGAAAAGAATCTTAAAGACAATCTGTATAAACTTTGGAATCGCCTATCGTCGGGGAGCTACTTTCCGCCTCCCGTAAAGATAGTTGCCATACCAAAAAGTGATGGAAAGCTGAGAAAGCTGGGAATACCCACAGTATCAGACAGAATCGCACAGATGGTCGTTAAGCTGTATCTAGAGCCAGAGATTGACCCACATTTTCATCCTGATTCTTATGGGTACAGACCTGGAAAATCAGCGTTAGAAGCCGTAGGAGTCGCTAGACAGAGATGTTGGCGCAACGACTATGTTATTGACCTTGATATCAAAGGATTTTTCGATAATTTAGACCACGAGCTCGTGATGAGAGCCGTAAGGAAACACACCGAAAGCCAATGGATTCTTCTGTATATAGAACGCTGGCTAAAAGCGCCAGAGCAAGATGCAGACGGGAAACTTATAAAAAGAGATAGAGGGACTCCACAAGGGGGTGTAATCAGCCCTTTACTAGCCAATCTATTTCTTCATTATGCCTTAGACGAATGGATGAGGAAATGCTATCCAGGTAATCCATTCGAGCGTTATGCTGATGATATAGTGGTTCACTGTCAAACGGAAGCGCAAGCCAACGAAATAAAGAAAGCTATTGCAGAACGCTTAGCTCAATGCAAACTGGAGTTGCATCCTGCAAAGACAAAAATCGTCTATTGCAAAGATGATGAACGAAGAAAAAGATACCTAAACGAGAAATTTGATTTTTTGGGATATACTTTTAGAGCCAGAAGATCAAAGAATCGGTATGGAAAGCTCTTCATCAACTTTAGTCCCGCAGTAAGCAATAAAGCAAAGAAAGCAATAACGAGTACGATGAGAAGTTGGAAAATGCATCTGCGCAGTGACAAGAAGATTGTAGATTTATCAAGAATGTTTAACCCCATGATAAGAGGTTGGATCAACTACTATGGTAAATATTACAAATCAGAACTCTATCAAATTTTCAATGTTGCAAACCGTACATTAGCAAGGTGGGCGGAAAGGAAATACAAGAAGTTAAGAGGCCACAGCAGAAGGGCAATGCATTGGTTGGGAGGGATCGCAAAACGAGAACCTCAGCTATTTGCTCACTGGAAAATGGGCGCCATACCTGCGACTAGACAATAG
- a CDS encoding YicC/YloC family endoribonuclease — protein MLRSMTAYGRGAIETALGRFTAEIQSVNRKHLEINVLLPKELMRFDAEIKKWISARIGRGQITVKFSVVFNQTTPLNVVANLPLALKIQKAAEDLAFTLKLPVMHELTLKMLAEQPSILLFDEQMEDEELYREALSTAFEKAMQSFVEMKLHGGRPIFIDISQCLETLHQDIEQIAHYAPQATKRYREKLAERLKEFSIGPREDEERLLREIGIYAERIDISEEITLFQAHLKQFKDVLSSQKEAVAKKLEFILQELNREINTIGAKSSELEVSRRVVEIKSLLERIREIIQNVE, from the coding sequence ATGTTAAGAAGTATGACGGCTTATGGCCGGGGTGCTATAGAGACAGCACTAGGAAGATTTACCGCAGAAATTCAATCGGTTAATCGTAAGCATTTAGAAATAAATGTATTACTCCCAAAAGAGTTAATGCGTTTTGATGCTGAAATAAAAAAATGGATTTCTGCGCGAATAGGAAGAGGGCAGATAACTGTTAAGTTTTCCGTAGTGTTTAATCAGACGACTCCTTTAAATGTAGTAGCCAATCTCCCTCTAGCCCTAAAGATTCAAAAGGCTGCCGAGGATTTAGCTTTTACTTTAAAGCTTCCTGTAATGCACGAGCTAACCTTGAAAATGTTGGCTGAGCAACCTAGCATCCTGCTATTTGACGAGCAGATGGAGGATGAAGAGCTTTATCGAGAAGCTCTAAGTACAGCTTTTGAGAAAGCTATGCAAAGCTTTGTGGAAATGAAGCTACACGGAGGCCGCCCTATATTTATTGATATTTCTCAATGCTTAGAGACTTTACATCAAGATATTGAGCAAATTGCCCACTATGCACCTCAGGCGACTAAGCGTTATCGAGAGAAACTAGCCGAGCGTTTAAAAGAATTTTCCATAGGACCAAGAGAAGATGAAGAACGGCTTTTACGGGAGATAGGAATTTATGCAGAAAGGATTGACATCAGTGAAGAAATTACTCTTTTTCAAGCTCATCTTAAGCAATTTAAGGATGTCTTATCTTCGCAAAAGGAAGCTGTAGCGAAGAAGCTGGAGTTTATTCTTCAAGAGTTGAATAGAGAGATTAATACGATTGGAGCAAAATCTTCCGAACTAGAGGTTTCACGGCGGGTCGTAGAAATCAAAAGTCTACTGGAAAGGATCCGTGAGATTATTCAAAATGTCGAGTAG
- the gmk gene encoding guanylate kinase: MSSSKQYTGRIFIISAPTGTGKTTLVKRLVQELSNVKPSISYTTRKPRVGETDGVDYNFIDKNDFEAKIKAGEFLEYVELYGFYYGTSRVWIEEQQQKGYHIVLVIDTQGGLKLKDKIQGTFIFLAPPSLEELRKRLLARQTESLSVIEERLSCVSREIEQGKKYDYKIINEQLDVAYEALKSIIVAEMHRIY; this comes from the coding sequence ATGTCGAGTAGCAAGCAATATACAGGGCGAATATTTATTATTAGCGCTCCTACAGGCACAGGTAAAACGACTTTAGTTAAAAGACTGGTTCAAGAACTATCGAATGTAAAACCCAGTATTTCTTACACGACAAGAAAGCCTCGTGTAGGAGAGACAGATGGTGTAGACTACAATTTCATTGATAAAAATGATTTTGAAGCTAAGATTAAAGCAGGGGAGTTTCTGGAGTACGTAGAGCTTTATGGCTTCTATTATGGAACCTCACGTGTTTGGATTGAAGAACAGCAGCAAAAAGGTTACCATATTGTCCTGGTTATCGATACACAAGGCGGGCTTAAACTAAAAGATAAAATTCAAGGAACTTTTATTTTCTTAGCACCCCCTTCCCTTGAAGAGTTAAGAAAGCGCTTGCTAGCGCGTCAAACAGAATCTCTTAGCGTGATCGAAGAGCGTTTATCCTGTGTAAGCAGAGAAATAGAGCAAGGAAAGAAATATGACTACAAAATTATTAATGAGCAATTGGATGTAGCTTACGAAGCTTTAAAAAGTATAATTGTAGCTGAAATGCATCGCATATATTAA
- the metG gene encoding methionine--tRNA ligase — translation MQKKILITSALPYANGPLHFGHIAGAYLPGDVYARFQRLMQNDVLYVCGSDEYGIAITIGAEKAGRSPKEHVDIYHTINREFFKKLNVSFDNYSRTTWEGHQPLVQQYFLDLLANGYIEERVTDQLYSEADKRFLADRYVVGTCPKCGFAQARGDECPKCGASYEATDLINPRSQLSEAPLVLRPTKHWFLLLDKFKERLLRWMETKHWKPNVVNFIKSYIEDLRPRAITRDMSWGIPIPLPEAEQKALYVWFDAPIGYISASVEWAQKEGDPELWKSYWCDPNTKLVHFLGKDNIPFHAAIFPAMTMGQNQPFKLVDELPANEFLNLEGRQFSKSDGWFIDLEEFFHHYTTDQIRYTLAANAPETSDAEFTWKDFQSRCNTDLLGKYGNLVNRVLVFAKNHCEGQMPAVQALEPIDEEFLLNINKLANEAACCYETFKVRRASQLIMELAQLGNVYFDAKKPWKEAKNPDSKHAVATTIACCLECLKCLALISSPIIPESADKVWKLLGYVSQLEKGNWVQILNTSIPAHQQLQTPQILFKKVEDEQIEKELNHLQTLAEQAKKDHPSQMVYAPLKEMVDIEALQKLDLRVGVIKDAKSLPKSKKLLLLEVDLGFETRSIVSGISQQYQPQALIGKKVIVVANLKPATLMGTVSQGMLLAASDEKKLELLSIQDISPGAVVS, via the coding sequence ATGCAAAAAAAAATACTCATTACTTCTGCTCTCCCTTATGCTAATGGGCCGCTCCATTTTGGCCACATTGCTGGTGCTTATCTACCTGGAGATGTCTATGCGCGTTTTCAACGCCTAATGCAAAATGATGTTTTGTATGTGTGTGGTTCAGATGAGTATGGGATTGCTATCACGATCGGTGCTGAAAAAGCAGGCCGGTCTCCTAAAGAACATGTAGATATTTATCACACGATTAATCGAGAATTTTTCAAAAAATTAAATGTGTCTTTTGATAATTACTCCAGGACTACATGGGAAGGCCATCAGCCCTTAGTTCAACAGTATTTTTTAGACTTGCTGGCCAATGGATATATTGAAGAAAGAGTTACTGACCAGCTATATTCTGAAGCAGATAAGCGATTTTTAGCCGATCGATATGTCGTGGGAACGTGCCCTAAATGCGGATTTGCGCAGGCGCGAGGTGACGAATGTCCCAAATGTGGCGCTAGCTACGAAGCTACAGATCTTATTAATCCTCGTTCTCAGCTGTCAGAGGCACCTTTAGTCCTTCGCCCTACCAAGCATTGGTTTTTACTCCTTGATAAGTTTAAAGAGAGACTCTTGAGATGGATGGAGACCAAGCATTGGAAGCCAAATGTTGTAAATTTTATCAAAAGCTATATAGAGGATTTACGCCCGCGTGCTATTACGCGCGATATGAGCTGGGGGATTCCTATTCCTTTACCAGAAGCGGAGCAAAAGGCTTTATATGTCTGGTTTGATGCTCCTATTGGATATATATCGGCAAGCGTAGAATGGGCTCAAAAAGAAGGCGATCCTGAATTATGGAAATCTTATTGGTGTGACCCTAATACTAAACTGGTTCATTTTCTGGGTAAGGATAATATCCCTTTTCATGCCGCTATATTTCCCGCTATGACCATGGGGCAAAATCAACCTTTTAAACTAGTCGATGAGCTCCCAGCCAATGAATTTTTAAATTTAGAGGGGAGGCAGTTTAGCAAATCGGATGGATGGTTTATTGATTTGGAAGAATTTTTTCATCATTATACGACAGATCAAATTCGTTATACTCTAGCAGCTAATGCTCCTGAAACATCAGATGCGGAATTTACTTGGAAAGATTTTCAGTCGCGCTGCAATACGGACTTGCTAGGTAAGTATGGAAATTTGGTCAATCGCGTTTTAGTATTTGCTAAAAATCATTGCGAAGGGCAGATGCCTGCCGTGCAAGCTCTAGAGCCAATTGATGAAGAATTTTTACTTAATATTAATAAACTTGCCAATGAAGCCGCTTGCTGCTATGAAACCTTTAAAGTTCGCCGGGCTAGCCAATTAATTATGGAATTAGCCCAGCTAGGAAATGTCTATTTCGATGCTAAAAAACCTTGGAAGGAAGCAAAAAACCCTGATAGTAAGCATGCGGTAGCTACCACTATCGCCTGTTGTTTAGAGTGTCTAAAATGCTTAGCACTTATTTCTTCTCCTATCATTCCCGAGTCAGCCGATAAAGTGTGGAAGCTTCTAGGCTATGTTTCTCAATTAGAGAAGGGGAATTGGGTTCAAATTTTAAATACATCTATTCCTGCTCATCAGCAACTTCAAACGCCACAGATACTATTTAAAAAAGTAGAAGATGAACAGATTGAGAAGGAGCTCAATCATCTTCAGACGCTAGCTGAGCAAGCAAAGAAAGATCATCCTTCTCAGATGGTTTACGCTCCTTTAAAAGAAATGGTAGATATTGAAGCGCTGCAGAAGTTAGATTTACGCGTAGGAGTAATCAAAGATGCAAAGAGCCTGCCTAAAAGTAAAAAATTATTGTTGCTAGAAGTAGATCTTGGCTTTGAGACTCGCTCGATAGTTTCAGGGATCAGCCAACAATATCAACCGCAAGCATTAATTGGGAAGAAAGTTATCGTAGTGGCTAATTTAAAGCCTGCCACTTTAATGGGAACTGTTAGCCAAGGAATGCTTTTAGCAGCCTCTGATGAGAAAAAACTAGAACTTCTTTCTATTCAAGATATTTCACCTGGTGCGGTTGTTAGCTAG
- the rpmB gene encoding 50S ribosomal protein L28: protein MSKICTVTGKKPARGYKYTIRGIAKKKKGIGLKVTGKTKRRFQPNLVSKRIWFGDEKRFVTLRLSTQALRTIDKVGVSTIIRRLRAQGHTV from the coding sequence ATGTCAAAAATCTGTACTGTTACAGGAAAAAAACCCGCCCGTGGTTATAAGTACACAATCAGAGGGATTGCTAAAAAGAAAAAAGGGATTGGCCTTAAGGTTACTGGTAAAACTAAGCGACGTTTTCAACCCAATCTTGTTTCTAAACGTATATGGTTCGGCGATGAAAAACGCTTTGTGACTTTACGCTTATCTACACAAGCTTTAAGAACTATTGATAAGGTGGGTGTCAGTACGATTATACGCCGCTTAAGAGCTCAAGGTCACACAGTTTAA
- the sthA gene encoding Si-specific NAD(P)(+) transhydrogenase has protein sequence MTVDLVVIGAGPAGQKAAIQGAKLGKKVIVIDKLPEPGGNCLYSGTIPSKSLREAIIDLTRFYERGFNSGEFALQEVSIPQLNQRLHKVIEEERSTVYRQLRKNGIRLIYGTARFENPHMLIVMDDDYRLLHQINTEFVVIATGSKPRNPNNIPFDNDVIFDSTRLLGIEKVPSSLIVLGGGIIGSEYASFFAALGTEVTVIDKKDHILPSLDPEIGIILQTCLKDLGLRFLGNKEAAQIARINDKAYVKCKDGTEISADALLFALGRSAYVDGLHIENAGLSVNNKGYIPVNALFQTERPNIYAVGDVIGGPCLASTSMEQGRLAARHAFGVHHRLFPNLYPIGIYTIPEISSCGYNEDELREMGFRYEVGRAYYYEIARSHIVGSNTGMFKILFHAETLEILGVHIIGRSATEVIHIGQVAMSFNAKIDYFIDQVFNYPTYAEGYRIAALNGFNKISYKKYVDVKQ, from the coding sequence ATGACAGTCGATTTAGTGGTCATTGGCGCAGGCCCAGCAGGGCAAAAAGCAGCAATTCAAGGAGCCAAATTAGGTAAAAAAGTAATTGTAATTGATAAATTACCCGAACCGGGAGGAAACTGCCTGTATTCAGGTACCATTCCATCTAAATCTCTTAGAGAAGCAATTATTGATTTAACCCGCTTTTATGAGAGAGGATTTAATAGCGGGGAATTTGCCTTACAAGAGGTTTCTATTCCTCAACTGAACCAACGGCTACATAAAGTGATTGAAGAAGAAAGAAGCACTGTTTATCGGCAATTAAGAAAAAATGGCATTCGTCTTATTTATGGAACAGCACGTTTTGAAAATCCTCACATGTTGATTGTTATGGATGATGATTATCGGCTACTTCATCAAATTAACACTGAGTTTGTTGTTATCGCTACCGGCTCCAAGCCGAGAAATCCTAATAATATACCTTTCGATAATGATGTTATTTTTGATTCAACGCGTCTTTTAGGGATAGAAAAAGTTCCTTCCAGCCTCATTGTATTAGGAGGAGGAATTATTGGCTCAGAATATGCAAGCTTTTTCGCTGCTTTAGGAACCGAGGTTACAGTCATTGATAAAAAAGACCATATCTTACCTTCTTTAGATCCCGAGATTGGCATTATTTTACAAACTTGCTTGAAGGACTTGGGATTACGTTTTCTAGGAAATAAAGAGGCTGCTCAAATTGCTCGTATTAATGATAAAGCTTATGTAAAATGCAAGGATGGTACAGAGATATCAGCAGATGCGCTACTTTTTGCGCTAGGACGGAGCGCCTATGTGGATGGCTTACATATTGAAAACGCGGGCTTAAGCGTTAATAACAAAGGGTATATTCCTGTCAATGCGCTATTTCAAACAGAACGACCTAATATTTATGCCGTAGGAGATGTGATTGGCGGGCCTTGCTTAGCTTCGACTAGTATGGAGCAAGGACGTCTAGCAGCGCGCCATGCTTTTGGCGTGCATCATCGTTTATTCCCTAATCTTTACCCTATCGGTATTTATACTATACCTGAAATTTCAAGTTGCGGCTATAATGAAGATGAGTTGCGAGAGATGGGCTTTCGCTATGAAGTAGGAAGAGCTTATTATTATGAGATCGCCCGCAGCCATATTGTAGGAAGTAATACCGGAATGTTTAAAATCCTTTTTCATGCCGAGACACTAGAAATCTTGGGTGTCCATATTATTGGACGAAGTGCTACAGAAGTCATCCATATCGGTCAAGTGGCCATGAGTTTTAATGCAAAAATAGATTATTTTATTGATCAGGTCTTTAATTACCCTACTTATGCGGAAGGCTATCGCATTGCTGCTCTCAATGGATTTAATAAAATTAGTTATAAAAAGTATGTCGATGTCAAACAATAA